From a region of the Primulina eburnea isolate SZY01 chromosome 7, ASM2296580v1, whole genome shotgun sequence genome:
- the LOC140836808 gene encoding lysine-specific demethylase JMJ26-like isoform X1, with product MNNACNQKTSMCESTEIASALLIPAKNSCVSALKEPSFAKAMTSRVNKGSTEKRVCERSNKRNISRNKVLNKRGERDEEEDWDASMEDKRRSVARNCTEQNESEKMDGQRTSKRRCKTSNKFLQTNFYVGDYWVDEEEDVVFLLETTTGKGDFSIEAKNQNHDKDNAEQSFKGRQRKDDGFAEHFKSNSSSSPSTSADPCSSIRKTDRNTVQKNIATNIKNLNERVSVKCHQCQRTDRRIVVPCRKCEQKFYCVQCIKQWYPLSEEEVSEVCPFCRGNCNCNSCLHSTNMLKTSRRDLTDEEKTWHLQYLISELLPHLEIIHQEQIEEIEKEAKYQDVEPSYVELKHATCSIGERVYCNHCLTSIVDLHWSCPNCSYELCLGCGRDIRGGHLPAGGHNIKIFQYVDKGYDYMHGGEPIPESSHAEVLDDISTIPVDWVSSSNGRIYCAPKEMGGCGDFCLELKCLLSADFISSLRTRAEKIKSKYKIMEKMSPTKFCDDESGELRRAASREGSEDNYLYCPDSENIVNEEEFRNFRKHWAKGEPVIVRSVLDQTSGLSWEPLVMWRALSEHKENRNSSRMSDVKAIDCLAGCEVKICTRKFFKGYTEGRTYGNFWPEMLKLKDWPPSDKFEDLLPRHCDEFISALPFQEYTDPRNGFLNLAVKLPASVIKPDLGPKTYIAYGIREELGRGDSVTKLHLDMSDAVNILTHTADVAISPEQYQAIELLKEMHRAQDEREGRDLNRKQKPCEINFDDTKEKEVTDFLPKVHSKQGSALWDIFRREDVPKLKEYLLKHSKEFRHTFCSPVHKVIHPIHDQSFYLTSAHKQKLKEEFGIEPWTFEQKLGESVFIPAGCPHQVRNLKSCTKVAVDFVSPENIHECLKLTEEFRELPKEHRAKEDKLEVKKMIVYAVNQAVKDLEKLASMRVACDE from the exons ATGAACAATGCGTGTAATCAGAAAACAAGTATGTGTGAAAGTACCGAAATTGCCTCTGCTTTACTGATACCGGCTAAAAATAGTTGTGTTTCAGCTTTGAAAGAACCGTCATTTGCAAAGGCAATGACAAGTCGAGTGAATAAAGGCTCCACTGAGAAAAGAGTTTGTGAGAGGTCAAACAAGAGAAATATTAGCAGAAATAAAGTTTTGAATAAAAGGGGAGAAAGGGACGAGGAAGAAGATTGGGATGCAAGCATGGAGGACAAGAGGCGGTCTGTGGCCAGAAATTGCACTGAGCAAAATGAATCTGAGAAGATGGATGGTCAGAGAACATCAAAAAGGCGATGTAAAACCTCGAACAAGTTTCTACAAACTAATTTCTACGTAGGTGATTATTGGGTAGATGAAGAAGAGGATGTAGTTTTCTTGCTAGAAACAACGACGGGAAAAGGCGATTTCTCCATAGAGGCaaaaaaccaaaatcatgataAAGATAACGCAGAACAAAGTTTTAAAGGCAGACAAAGGAAAGATGATGGCTTTGCCGAACATTTTAAGTCTAACTCCTCTTCCTCTCCCTCCACATCTGCCGATCCTTGTTCATCAATAAGAAAAACTGATAGGAATACTGTACAAAAGAATATAGCCACAAACATTAAG AATTTAAATGAAAGGGTATCTGTAAAATGTCATCAGTGTCAGAGAACAGACAGAAGGATTGTTGTTCCATGTAGAAAATGCGAACAGAAATTCTACTGCGTTCAGTGCATTAAGCAATG GTATCCGTTATCCGAAGAGGAAGTGTCAGAAGTTTGCCCTTTCTGCCGTGGAAATTGTAACTGCAACTCTTGCTTACATTCAACTAACATGTTGAAG ACATCCCGAAGAGATCTCACTGATGAGGAGAAGACTTGGCACCTACAATATCTAATTAGTGAACTTCTTCCGCACCTTGAAATTATTCATCAAGAACAAATTGAAGAGATTGAAAAGGAAGCTAAATATCAAG ATGTTGAACCGTCTTATGTGGAACTAAAACATGCAACTTGCTCCATTGGTGAGCGTGTATATTG CAACCACTGTTTGACTTCGATTGTTGATCTTCATTGGAGTTGCCCAAACTGCAGTTATGAACTATGTCTCGGTTGTGGCCGGGACATCCGTGGAGGTCACTTACCGGCTGGAGGTcacaacataaaaatatttcaatatgtaGATAAAGGGTATGATTACATGCATGGTGGAGAACCAATACCAGAATCCTCTCATGCAGAGGTTTTAGATGATATTTCTACAATCCCCGTTGACTGGGTTTCCAGCAGCAACGGGAGGATATATTGTGCTCCAAAAGAAATGGGTGGATGTGGGGATTTCTGTTTAGAGCTGAAATGCCTCCTTTCTGCTGATTTCATCTCAAGTTTAAGAACACGGGCTGAGAAAATCAAAAGtaaatataaaattatggaGAAAATGTCTCCGACTAAGTTCTGTGATGACGAGTCTGGAGAGTTGCGTAGGGCTGCTTCAAGAGAGGGCTCTGAAGACAACTACTTATATTGCCCAGATTCAGAAAACATAGTGAACGAGGAAGAGTTTCGGAATTTTCGCAAGCACTGGGCTAAAGGAGAACCTGTTATTGTTAGAAGCGTTCTTGATCAGACTAGTGGATTAAGTTGGGAACCATTGGTTATGTGGCGGGCATTGAGTGAGCACAAAGAAAATAGGAACAGTTCAAGGATGTCAGATGTGAAGGCTATTGATTGCCTGGCTGGTTGTGAG gtTAAGATTTGTACTCGTAAATTCTTTAAAGGTTACACGGAAGGGAGAACATATGGAAATTTCTGGCCTGAGATGCTGAAACTCAAGGACTGGCCACCATCTGACAAATTTGAGGATTTGTTGCCCCGTCACTGTGACGAATTTATTAGTGCACTGCCGTTCCAAGAATACACAGATCCAAGGAATGGTTTCCTTAACCTCGCTGTGAAGTTGCCAGCAAGTGTCATAAAACCTGATTTGGGTCCGAAGACATATATCGCATATGGGATCAGGGAGGAACTTGGAAGGGGAGATTCTGTTACTAAACTTCACTTGGATATGTCAGATGCG GTGAATATTTTGACACACACTGCAGATGTAGCGATAAGTCCTGAGCAGTACCAAGCCATTGAATTGTTGAAAGAAATGCACAGAGCTCAGGACGAAAGAGAAGGCAGAGACCTGAACAGAAAGCAAAAGCCTTGTGAGATCAACTTTGACGACACCAAAGAGAAAGAAGTTACTGATTTCCTGCCTAAAGTGCATTCAAAGCAAGGCAGCGCCCTTTGGGACATATTCAGAAGGGAAGATGTGCCGAAATTGAAAGAATATCTCCTCAAACATTCAAAAGAATTTCGACACACCTTTTGCTCTCCTGTTCATAAG GTAATTCATCCAATTCACGACCAATCATTCTACCTAACTTCAGCACATAAACAGAAGCTAAAAGAAGAATTTG GTATCGAACCGTGGACGTTTGAGCAAAAACTTGGAGAGTCAGTGTTCATACCTGCAGGCTGTCCACACCAAGTGAGAAATCTGAAG TCCTGCACGAAAGTTGCTGTAGACTTTGTATCTCCTGAAAATATACACGAATGCCTTAAACTGACTGAAGAATTCAGAGAACTACCAAAAGAACACAGAGCCAAAGAAGACAAGCTAGAG GTTAAGAAGATGATCGTGTATGCTGTTAACCAAGCAGTCAAAGATCTCGAAAAATTGGCCTCTATGAGGGTTGCCTGCGATGAATAA
- the LOC140836808 gene encoding lysine-specific demethylase JMJ26-like isoform X3, translated as MNNACNQKTTLKEPSFAKAMTSRVNKGSTEKRVCERSNKRNISRNKVLNKRGERDEEEDWDASMEDKRRSVARNCTEQNESEKMDGQRTSKRRCKTSNKFLQTNFYVGDYWVDEEEDVVFLLETTTGKGDFSIEAKNQNHDKDNAEQSFKGRQRKDDGFAEHFKSNSSSSPSTSADPCSSIRKTDRNTVQKNIATNIKNLNERVSVKCHQCQRTDRRIVVPCRKCEQKFYCVQCIKQWYPLSEEEVSEVCPFCRGNCNCNSCLHSTNMLKTSRRDLTDEEKTWHLQYLISELLPHLEIIHQEQIEEIEKEAKYQDVEPSYVELKHATCSIGERVYCNHCLTSIVDLHWSCPNCSYELCLGCGRDIRGGHLPAGGHNIKIFQYVDKGYDYMHGGEPIPESSHAEVLDDISTIPVDWVSSSNGRIYCAPKEMGGCGDFCLELKCLLSADFISSLRTRAEKIKSKYKIMEKMSPTKFCDDESGELRRAASREGSEDNYLYCPDSENIVNEEEFRNFRKHWAKGEPVIVRSVLDQTSGLSWEPLVMWRALSEHKENRNSSRMSDVKAIDCLAGCEVKICTRKFFKGYTEGRTYGNFWPEMLKLKDWPPSDKFEDLLPRHCDEFISALPFQEYTDPRNGFLNLAVKLPASVIKPDLGPKTYIAYGIREELGRGDSVTKLHLDMSDAVNILTHTADVAISPEQYQAIELLKEMHRAQDEREGRDLNRKQKPCEINFDDTKEKEVTDFLPKVHSKQGSALWDIFRREDVPKLKEYLLKHSKEFRHTFCSPVHKVIHPIHDQSFYLTSAHKQKLKEEFGIEPWTFEQKLGESVFIPAGCPHQVRNLKSCTKVAVDFVSPENIHECLKLTEEFRELPKEHRAKEDKLEVKKMIVYAVNQAVKDLEKLASMRVACDE; from the exons ATGAACAATGCGTGTAATCAGAAAACAA CTTTGAAAGAACCGTCATTTGCAAAGGCAATGACAAGTCGAGTGAATAAAGGCTCCACTGAGAAAAGAGTTTGTGAGAGGTCAAACAAGAGAAATATTAGCAGAAATAAAGTTTTGAATAAAAGGGGAGAAAGGGACGAGGAAGAAGATTGGGATGCAAGCATGGAGGACAAGAGGCGGTCTGTGGCCAGAAATTGCACTGAGCAAAATGAATCTGAGAAGATGGATGGTCAGAGAACATCAAAAAGGCGATGTAAAACCTCGAACAAGTTTCTACAAACTAATTTCTACGTAGGTGATTATTGGGTAGATGAAGAAGAGGATGTAGTTTTCTTGCTAGAAACAACGACGGGAAAAGGCGATTTCTCCATAGAGGCaaaaaaccaaaatcatgataAAGATAACGCAGAACAAAGTTTTAAAGGCAGACAAAGGAAAGATGATGGCTTTGCCGAACATTTTAAGTCTAACTCCTCTTCCTCTCCCTCCACATCTGCCGATCCTTGTTCATCAATAAGAAAAACTGATAGGAATACTGTACAAAAGAATATAGCCACAAACATTAAG AATTTAAATGAAAGGGTATCTGTAAAATGTCATCAGTGTCAGAGAACAGACAGAAGGATTGTTGTTCCATGTAGAAAATGCGAACAGAAATTCTACTGCGTTCAGTGCATTAAGCAATG GTATCCGTTATCCGAAGAGGAAGTGTCAGAAGTTTGCCCTTTCTGCCGTGGAAATTGTAACTGCAACTCTTGCTTACATTCAACTAACATGTTGAAG ACATCCCGAAGAGATCTCACTGATGAGGAGAAGACTTGGCACCTACAATATCTAATTAGTGAACTTCTTCCGCACCTTGAAATTATTCATCAAGAACAAATTGAAGAGATTGAAAAGGAAGCTAAATATCAAG ATGTTGAACCGTCTTATGTGGAACTAAAACATGCAACTTGCTCCATTGGTGAGCGTGTATATTG CAACCACTGTTTGACTTCGATTGTTGATCTTCATTGGAGTTGCCCAAACTGCAGTTATGAACTATGTCTCGGTTGTGGCCGGGACATCCGTGGAGGTCACTTACCGGCTGGAGGTcacaacataaaaatatttcaatatgtaGATAAAGGGTATGATTACATGCATGGTGGAGAACCAATACCAGAATCCTCTCATGCAGAGGTTTTAGATGATATTTCTACAATCCCCGTTGACTGGGTTTCCAGCAGCAACGGGAGGATATATTGTGCTCCAAAAGAAATGGGTGGATGTGGGGATTTCTGTTTAGAGCTGAAATGCCTCCTTTCTGCTGATTTCATCTCAAGTTTAAGAACACGGGCTGAGAAAATCAAAAGtaaatataaaattatggaGAAAATGTCTCCGACTAAGTTCTGTGATGACGAGTCTGGAGAGTTGCGTAGGGCTGCTTCAAGAGAGGGCTCTGAAGACAACTACTTATATTGCCCAGATTCAGAAAACATAGTGAACGAGGAAGAGTTTCGGAATTTTCGCAAGCACTGGGCTAAAGGAGAACCTGTTATTGTTAGAAGCGTTCTTGATCAGACTAGTGGATTAAGTTGGGAACCATTGGTTATGTGGCGGGCATTGAGTGAGCACAAAGAAAATAGGAACAGTTCAAGGATGTCAGATGTGAAGGCTATTGATTGCCTGGCTGGTTGTGAG gtTAAGATTTGTACTCGTAAATTCTTTAAAGGTTACACGGAAGGGAGAACATATGGAAATTTCTGGCCTGAGATGCTGAAACTCAAGGACTGGCCACCATCTGACAAATTTGAGGATTTGTTGCCCCGTCACTGTGACGAATTTATTAGTGCACTGCCGTTCCAAGAATACACAGATCCAAGGAATGGTTTCCTTAACCTCGCTGTGAAGTTGCCAGCAAGTGTCATAAAACCTGATTTGGGTCCGAAGACATATATCGCATATGGGATCAGGGAGGAACTTGGAAGGGGAGATTCTGTTACTAAACTTCACTTGGATATGTCAGATGCG GTGAATATTTTGACACACACTGCAGATGTAGCGATAAGTCCTGAGCAGTACCAAGCCATTGAATTGTTGAAAGAAATGCACAGAGCTCAGGACGAAAGAGAAGGCAGAGACCTGAACAGAAAGCAAAAGCCTTGTGAGATCAACTTTGACGACACCAAAGAGAAAGAAGTTACTGATTTCCTGCCTAAAGTGCATTCAAAGCAAGGCAGCGCCCTTTGGGACATATTCAGAAGGGAAGATGTGCCGAAATTGAAAGAATATCTCCTCAAACATTCAAAAGAATTTCGACACACCTTTTGCTCTCCTGTTCATAAG GTAATTCATCCAATTCACGACCAATCATTCTACCTAACTTCAGCACATAAACAGAAGCTAAAAGAAGAATTTG GTATCGAACCGTGGACGTTTGAGCAAAAACTTGGAGAGTCAGTGTTCATACCTGCAGGCTGTCCACACCAAGTGAGAAATCTGAAG TCCTGCACGAAAGTTGCTGTAGACTTTGTATCTCCTGAAAATATACACGAATGCCTTAAACTGACTGAAGAATTCAGAGAACTACCAAAAGAACACAGAGCCAAAGAAGACAAGCTAGAG GTTAAGAAGATGATCGTGTATGCTGTTAACCAAGCAGTCAAAGATCTCGAAAAATTGGCCTCTATGAGGGTTGCCTGCGATGAATAA
- the LOC140836808 gene encoding lysine-specific demethylase JMJ26-like isoform X2, protein MNNACNQKTSMCESTEIASALLIPAKNSCVSALKEPSFAKAMTSRVNKGSTEKRVCERSNKRNISRNKVLNKRGERDEEEDWDASMEDKRRSVARNCTEQNESEKMDGQRTSKRRCKTSNKFLQTNFYVGDYWVDEEEDVVFLLETTTGKGDFSIEAKNQNHDKDNAEQSFKGRQRKDDGFAEHFKSNSSSSPSTSADPCSSIRKTDRNTVQKNIATNIKCQRTDRRIVVPCRKCEQKFYCVQCIKQWYPLSEEEVSEVCPFCRGNCNCNSCLHSTNMLKTSRRDLTDEEKTWHLQYLISELLPHLEIIHQEQIEEIEKEAKYQDVEPSYVELKHATCSIGERVYCNHCLTSIVDLHWSCPNCSYELCLGCGRDIRGGHLPAGGHNIKIFQYVDKGYDYMHGGEPIPESSHAEVLDDISTIPVDWVSSSNGRIYCAPKEMGGCGDFCLELKCLLSADFISSLRTRAEKIKSKYKIMEKMSPTKFCDDESGELRRAASREGSEDNYLYCPDSENIVNEEEFRNFRKHWAKGEPVIVRSVLDQTSGLSWEPLVMWRALSEHKENRNSSRMSDVKAIDCLAGCEVKICTRKFFKGYTEGRTYGNFWPEMLKLKDWPPSDKFEDLLPRHCDEFISALPFQEYTDPRNGFLNLAVKLPASVIKPDLGPKTYIAYGIREELGRGDSVTKLHLDMSDAVNILTHTADVAISPEQYQAIELLKEMHRAQDEREGRDLNRKQKPCEINFDDTKEKEVTDFLPKVHSKQGSALWDIFRREDVPKLKEYLLKHSKEFRHTFCSPVHKVIHPIHDQSFYLTSAHKQKLKEEFGIEPWTFEQKLGESVFIPAGCPHQVRNLKSCTKVAVDFVSPENIHECLKLTEEFRELPKEHRAKEDKLEVKKMIVYAVNQAVKDLEKLASMRVACDE, encoded by the exons ATGAACAATGCGTGTAATCAGAAAACAAGTATGTGTGAAAGTACCGAAATTGCCTCTGCTTTACTGATACCGGCTAAAAATAGTTGTGTTTCAGCTTTGAAAGAACCGTCATTTGCAAAGGCAATGACAAGTCGAGTGAATAAAGGCTCCACTGAGAAAAGAGTTTGTGAGAGGTCAAACAAGAGAAATATTAGCAGAAATAAAGTTTTGAATAAAAGGGGAGAAAGGGACGAGGAAGAAGATTGGGATGCAAGCATGGAGGACAAGAGGCGGTCTGTGGCCAGAAATTGCACTGAGCAAAATGAATCTGAGAAGATGGATGGTCAGAGAACATCAAAAAGGCGATGTAAAACCTCGAACAAGTTTCTACAAACTAATTTCTACGTAGGTGATTATTGGGTAGATGAAGAAGAGGATGTAGTTTTCTTGCTAGAAACAACGACGGGAAAAGGCGATTTCTCCATAGAGGCaaaaaaccaaaatcatgataAAGATAACGCAGAACAAAGTTTTAAAGGCAGACAAAGGAAAGATGATGGCTTTGCCGAACATTTTAAGTCTAACTCCTCTTCCTCTCCCTCCACATCTGCCGATCCTTGTTCATCAATAAGAAAAACTGATAGGAATACTGTACAAAAGAATATAGCCACAAACATTAAG TGTCAGAGAACAGACAGAAGGATTGTTGTTCCATGTAGAAAATGCGAACAGAAATTCTACTGCGTTCAGTGCATTAAGCAATG GTATCCGTTATCCGAAGAGGAAGTGTCAGAAGTTTGCCCTTTCTGCCGTGGAAATTGTAACTGCAACTCTTGCTTACATTCAACTAACATGTTGAAG ACATCCCGAAGAGATCTCACTGATGAGGAGAAGACTTGGCACCTACAATATCTAATTAGTGAACTTCTTCCGCACCTTGAAATTATTCATCAAGAACAAATTGAAGAGATTGAAAAGGAAGCTAAATATCAAG ATGTTGAACCGTCTTATGTGGAACTAAAACATGCAACTTGCTCCATTGGTGAGCGTGTATATTG CAACCACTGTTTGACTTCGATTGTTGATCTTCATTGGAGTTGCCCAAACTGCAGTTATGAACTATGTCTCGGTTGTGGCCGGGACATCCGTGGAGGTCACTTACCGGCTGGAGGTcacaacataaaaatatttcaatatgtaGATAAAGGGTATGATTACATGCATGGTGGAGAACCAATACCAGAATCCTCTCATGCAGAGGTTTTAGATGATATTTCTACAATCCCCGTTGACTGGGTTTCCAGCAGCAACGGGAGGATATATTGTGCTCCAAAAGAAATGGGTGGATGTGGGGATTTCTGTTTAGAGCTGAAATGCCTCCTTTCTGCTGATTTCATCTCAAGTTTAAGAACACGGGCTGAGAAAATCAAAAGtaaatataaaattatggaGAAAATGTCTCCGACTAAGTTCTGTGATGACGAGTCTGGAGAGTTGCGTAGGGCTGCTTCAAGAGAGGGCTCTGAAGACAACTACTTATATTGCCCAGATTCAGAAAACATAGTGAACGAGGAAGAGTTTCGGAATTTTCGCAAGCACTGGGCTAAAGGAGAACCTGTTATTGTTAGAAGCGTTCTTGATCAGACTAGTGGATTAAGTTGGGAACCATTGGTTATGTGGCGGGCATTGAGTGAGCACAAAGAAAATAGGAACAGTTCAAGGATGTCAGATGTGAAGGCTATTGATTGCCTGGCTGGTTGTGAG gtTAAGATTTGTACTCGTAAATTCTTTAAAGGTTACACGGAAGGGAGAACATATGGAAATTTCTGGCCTGAGATGCTGAAACTCAAGGACTGGCCACCATCTGACAAATTTGAGGATTTGTTGCCCCGTCACTGTGACGAATTTATTAGTGCACTGCCGTTCCAAGAATACACAGATCCAAGGAATGGTTTCCTTAACCTCGCTGTGAAGTTGCCAGCAAGTGTCATAAAACCTGATTTGGGTCCGAAGACATATATCGCATATGGGATCAGGGAGGAACTTGGAAGGGGAGATTCTGTTACTAAACTTCACTTGGATATGTCAGATGCG GTGAATATTTTGACACACACTGCAGATGTAGCGATAAGTCCTGAGCAGTACCAAGCCATTGAATTGTTGAAAGAAATGCACAGAGCTCAGGACGAAAGAGAAGGCAGAGACCTGAACAGAAAGCAAAAGCCTTGTGAGATCAACTTTGACGACACCAAAGAGAAAGAAGTTACTGATTTCCTGCCTAAAGTGCATTCAAAGCAAGGCAGCGCCCTTTGGGACATATTCAGAAGGGAAGATGTGCCGAAATTGAAAGAATATCTCCTCAAACATTCAAAAGAATTTCGACACACCTTTTGCTCTCCTGTTCATAAG GTAATTCATCCAATTCACGACCAATCATTCTACCTAACTTCAGCACATAAACAGAAGCTAAAAGAAGAATTTG GTATCGAACCGTGGACGTTTGAGCAAAAACTTGGAGAGTCAGTGTTCATACCTGCAGGCTGTCCACACCAAGTGAGAAATCTGAAG TCCTGCACGAAAGTTGCTGTAGACTTTGTATCTCCTGAAAATATACACGAATGCCTTAAACTGACTGAAGAATTCAGAGAACTACCAAAAGAACACAGAGCCAAAGAAGACAAGCTAGAG GTTAAGAAGATGATCGTGTATGCTGTTAACCAAGCAGTCAAAGATCTCGAAAAATTGGCCTCTATGAGGGTTGCCTGCGATGAATAA